From the genome of Candidatus Electrothrix communis, one region includes:
- a CDS encoding helix-turn-helix domain-containing protein gives MNTKDQQYTTPQATITIDGSKIKQIRESKGLTQDYLATVVGVAIRTVSCWENNRSPNIKRENAESVAKALEVPLEDIRKSELAFLEGTSQPEENARKPEEEQPVFQQKRQKKYQLSAFLGLIFIIALTSLYIVIRNTEPSTHHSSEPLVTQTKGRITAERYLPDHTPSGQSFPVVIKVSSSFTNTTSFLLKETLPPVCTVIRGAPTADLQNNSPSNVKWVSKLDNGKESRFAYLARCDASLEQVQKSKFSGQVLVDNDPQERTVSGDNIITITDYHWADNNQDHRIDDNEILAIYNSFDILKELGADIEEIRQAWINSKGNHWNSEQKKFMVLGKPCGQSWKTPLIELNGIIQGVHSSGTSVEEQGELLLDVSTPKGSVTVHVFPKRCIDNTPGKFTLIQQEKMFDTGDAIRVIGSEFQLQQEKKICAAEIIADNYTFTRKTKNELRDLVTGALNGEMCQSGAKESKQQLISARYSQPRGKEISWHLSIPSAAPAVVILIQNIPPGTTLLTSSPPYHSYDQEAGTVKWLLTDLEPGKLPMNMELDIPIKKKGEISGELLFENRSEDPIFWLF, from the coding sequence ATGAATACAAAAGACCAACAATACACCACACCGCAAGCCACCATCACCATAGACGGAAGTAAGATCAAGCAGATCAGAGAGTCGAAGGGCCTAACCCAAGATTACCTTGCTACGGTTGTTGGCGTGGCTATCAGGACGGTTTCCTGTTGGGAAAATAATCGTTCTCCAAATATAAAGCGGGAAAACGCAGAAAGTGTTGCCAAGGCCCTTGAGGTTCCCTTGGAGGATATTAGGAAATCAGAACTTGCTTTCCTTGAGGGCACATCACAGCCAGAAGAGAATGCACGTAAGCCTGAGGAAGAACAACCAGTTTTTCAACAGAAGCGACAAAAAAAATATCAGCTATCAGCCTTTCTTGGGTTGATATTTATCATCGCTCTTACAAGTTTATACATTGTAATCCGCAATACAGAGCCATCCACCCATCATTCCTCGGAACCCCTCGTTACTCAAACAAAAGGCAGGATAACCGCAGAACGCTATTTGCCTGACCATACACCATCTGGTCAGTCCTTCCCGGTCGTTATCAAGGTCAGTTCTTCCTTTACCAATACCACCTCTTTTCTCTTAAAAGAAACCCTTCCCCCTGTATGTACAGTGATCAGAGGAGCACCCACTGCTGATCTTCAAAACAACAGTCCCTCTAATGTCAAATGGGTCAGTAAGCTGGATAACGGAAAGGAGTCACGCTTTGCCTACCTGGCCCGCTGTGATGCCTCTTTAGAGCAAGTGCAGAAGAGTAAATTCTCCGGGCAGGTTTTGGTGGATAACGACCCGCAGGAACGGACAGTCAGTGGCGACAACATCATAACAATCACGGATTACCACTGGGCTGATAATAATCAGGATCACCGTATTGATGACAACGAAATCCTGGCTATTTATAACTCCTTTGACATTTTGAAGGAGCTGGGCGCTGATATTGAAGAAATCAGACAAGCCTGGATCAATTCCAAGGGAAACCATTGGAACAGCGAGCAGAAAAAATTCATGGTGCTTGGCAAACCCTGCGGCCAGAGCTGGAAAACACCCCTGATCGAACTCAACGGGATAATTCAAGGAGTGCATTCTAGCGGCACCTCGGTAGAGGAACAGGGTGAGTTGCTCCTTGATGTTTCGACCCCAAAAGGCTCTGTCACCGTTCATGTCTTCCCAAAAAGATGTATAGACAACACTCCGGGAAAATTCACCCTTATCCAACAAGAAAAGATGTTTGACACGGGAGACGCTATCAGAGTTATCGGCTCTGAATTTCAGCTCCAACAGGAAAAGAAAATCTGCGCTGCCGAAATAATTGCAGATAACTATACCTTTACGCGGAAGACCAAAAACGAATTGCGTGATCTTGTAACAGGGGCATTAAACGGAGAAATGTGTCAATCAGGTGCAAAAGAGTCGAAACAGCAGCTTATTTCCGCCCGTTACAGCCAACCAAGAGGAAAGGAAATCTCCTGGCACCTCTCCATTCCAAGCGCAGCGCCAGCAGTGGTTATTCTGATTCAGAATATTCCGCCTGGGACAACTCTACTTACCTCTAGCCCGCCATATCATAGCTACGACCAAGAGGCTGGCACGGTGAAATGGCTGCTCACCGACCTTGAACCCGGCAAACTGCCCATGAACATGGAGCTGGACATCCCTATCAAGAAGAAAGGAGAAATCAGCGGCGAGCTCCTTTTTGAGAACAGGTCTGAGGATCCTATTTTCTGGCTCTTCTGA
- a CDS encoding DUF4340 domain-containing protein, with protein sequence MMKAIIFAAAFLLILQIGLTVAVHKQQAVNLESTAPDSAFLSFTAESISSIRINGPENEELVLQKNDKGWIMPGAFSAPVSKRQVDDLLQKLTDARQGLAVATSKGAAKRFKTAEDDFERHVTLKQGDTVVGDFYLGTSAGLRNSHVRKAGEDTVVSIPVGNHEVDVEADSWLDRTLADLNKDDLKAVVLGDISLTQKKEDKETVWLLDGATKEETEQEAVDKLLNKVTAISVQSVLDPATSAALFTKDPAVLFTVTKQDDSTVTYAFAKNDEDDYFILKMSDNELYFKVGKWLVDDLTEAKREKLLVGYEEKKEEVPVVQPVTQETSQEEAPLVDEQVDLPEQGAGEQAILPELPPEDEEALPVQEAVQEAVQEAVQDADPAVPAKEAAE encoded by the coding sequence ATGATGAAGGCAATAATATTTGCAGCCGCATTCCTGCTTATTCTCCAGATAGGGCTGACCGTGGCTGTCCATAAACAACAGGCAGTCAATCTGGAATCCACGGCACCGGATTCGGCCTTTCTCTCCTTTACGGCTGAGAGCATAAGCTCGATTCGTATCAACGGACCAGAGAATGAAGAATTGGTTCTGCAAAAGAACGATAAGGGCTGGATTATGCCGGGTGCTTTTTCTGCACCTGTCAGTAAACGTCAGGTCGATGATCTGCTGCAAAAACTGACCGATGCCCGCCAAGGCTTGGCTGTGGCCACCAGTAAAGGAGCGGCCAAACGTTTTAAAACAGCTGAGGATGACTTTGAACGCCACGTCACCCTGAAGCAGGGTGACACGGTTGTTGGAGATTTCTACCTTGGCACCTCTGCCGGATTGCGTAACAGCCATGTCCGCAAGGCGGGTGAGGACACCGTGGTCAGTATCCCAGTGGGTAACCATGAAGTTGATGTAGAGGCTGATAGTTGGCTGGACCGCACCTTGGCTGATCTGAACAAAGATGATCTCAAAGCGGTTGTGCTGGGTGATATTTCTTTGACCCAGAAAAAAGAGGACAAGGAAACGGTCTGGCTGTTGGACGGCGCAACCAAGGAAGAAACCGAGCAAGAGGCGGTGGACAAGCTGTTGAACAAGGTAACTGCCATCTCGGTTCAATCTGTGCTTGATCCTGCAACCTCAGCTGCGCTTTTTACAAAAGATCCTGCGGTCCTGTTCACGGTGACCAAACAGGATGACAGCACGGTGACCTATGCCTTTGCCAAGAATGATGAGGATGATTATTTTATCCTCAAAATGTCGGATAACGAGCTCTACTTCAAGGTCGGCAAGTGGCTGGTTGATGATCTGACCGAAGCCAAGCGGGAAAAGCTGCTGGTTGGCTATGAGGAAAAGAAGGAAGAGGTGCCCGTAGTTCAACCTGTAACGCAGGAAACTTCGCAGGAAGAAGCTCCGCTGGTTGATGAGCAGGTTGACCTGCCGGAGCAGGGAGCAGGAGAGCAAGCGATTCTTCCAGAGCTCCCGCCTGAAGATGAAGAAGCTTTGCCTGTGCAGGAAGCTGTGCAGGAAGCTGTGCAGGAAGCTGTGCAGGACGCAGATCCTGCTGTCCCGGCCAAGGAGGCTGCTGAATAG
- a CDS encoding tetratricopeptide repeat protein, translated as MEWIADHLQYFIDHPEVTWSGAGLTGLGVLYFLVTKLFAPRLRKEYAPSVSNTFTNSGSGDQSNALGDHPIGQQTNYNGDSASNRGSGGVAQNGGVAAGQSGVAVGRDVGGDVIINNYPRTPQGIPLQRPKQAEHLVGRKELLNDVLAALQPGKVVTLCGPGGIGKTALASRVAWELSPDGKPPACFPDGLLFYSFYGRKDVSLAFDHLVRSYSDDAQDSNPEAVCHLLANKQALIILDGAEEADDLPAVLRCCGGCGVLITSRKRSDAPGRLFEVKPLDELPAEEAFRLYSRGTACCAPTTADEATVRAVCKRLGGWPLALRIAGHYLRNTGESATDYLRFLAKVPFQRLGSGEHQDENAALLLRRSMDQVSEDARLALAMAGCLAFAPLGREPLMALLNTDELRACDALNELVLYGLLERQGQRWQVSHALIQTFARSEQPLSREDLERLAGYYIAFCRTQSAAGLPGYALLDEERVHCLRLIESCLDRELWQEVQGLVRAIDIYLERQGHWSEWQTALEMNLTAARKAGDRRDLAWCLNKLGYTCDNRGDKDQALIWYEQSLPIWRELKHKQEEGRTLNNIALIYRQQGRYEQALQTYQQSLTIAQEVGDRQGEGVTLNNIGEFYRKQGEYDQALQYYKQCLPIRRETGTRKGESITLNNIAMIHRVQGEYSKALEYSKESLAIRRELGYRAGEARSCRNIGLTYEDMGDLAQAEEYITLAVEIAEPIVHPKLDEWRDGLEQVRAKRQGA; from the coding sequence ATGGAATGGATTGCTGACCATTTGCAATATTTTATTGATCATCCCGAGGTGACATGGAGCGGGGCCGGGTTAACAGGGCTTGGTGTTCTGTACTTCCTCGTAACCAAGCTGTTCGCGCCTCGCTTGCGTAAAGAGTACGCCCCGTCTGTCAGCAATACATTTACCAACAGCGGCAGTGGGGATCAGAGCAATGCGCTGGGTGATCATCCCATTGGTCAGCAAACCAACTATAACGGGGACTCTGCAAGCAACAGGGGTTCCGGGGGAGTAGCGCAGAACGGAGGAGTTGCTGCCGGACAGAGCGGTGTGGCGGTTGGTCGGGATGTAGGTGGTGACGTTATCATCAATAACTATCCCCGCACCCCGCAGGGCATCCCCTTACAGCGGCCCAAGCAGGCAGAGCATCTTGTCGGCAGGAAGGAGCTGCTGAATGATGTATTGGCCGCACTCCAACCCGGTAAGGTGGTCACGCTCTGCGGACCCGGCGGTATTGGCAAGACCGCCCTGGCCTCACGGGTTGCTTGGGAACTGAGTCCTGACGGCAAGCCCCCTGCCTGTTTCCCGGACGGCCTGCTCTTCTACTCCTTTTATGGCCGTAAGGATGTCAGCCTCGCTTTTGACCACTTGGTGCGCAGTTACAGCGATGATGCGCAGGACAGCAACCCCGAGGCCGTCTGCCATTTGCTGGCTAACAAGCAGGCCCTGATTATCCTGGACGGGGCTGAGGAGGCTGACGACCTGCCTGCCGTGCTTCGCTGTTGCGGTGGCTGCGGGGTGCTGATTACCAGCCGGAAGCGGAGTGATGCGCCGGGACGTCTTTTTGAGGTTAAACCGCTGGACGAGCTGCCTGCCGAGGAGGCGTTCCGGCTCTACAGTAGGGGCACAGCATGCTGTGCCCCTACAACGGCGGATGAGGCCACGGTGCGGGCCGTATGTAAACGATTGGGTGGCTGGCCCTTGGCCCTGCGCATTGCTGGCCATTATCTCCGCAACACGGGCGAGAGCGCAACAGACTATCTGCGTTTTCTCGCCAAGGTGCCTTTTCAACGACTGGGCAGTGGCGAGCACCAGGACGAGAATGCGGCCCTGCTTTTGCGGCGCAGTATGGATCAGGTGAGCGAGGATGCCCGCCTTGCCCTGGCTATGGCAGGCTGTCTGGCCTTTGCACCGCTGGGGCGTGAGCCGCTGATGGCCCTTCTTAATACAGATGAACTCCGAGCCTGCGATGCCCTGAACGAGCTGGTGTTGTACGGTCTGCTGGAAAGGCAGGGGCAACGCTGGCAGGTCAGCCATGCCCTGATCCAGACCTTTGCCCGGAGCGAACAGCCCTTGAGTAGAGAAGACCTGGAGCGACTGGCTGGCTATTATATCGCATTTTGCCGGACACAGAGTGCAGCTGGCCTGCCCGGATATGCCCTGCTGGATGAGGAACGGGTTCACTGCCTGCGGCTGATAGAAAGCTGTTTGGATAGGGAGTTGTGGCAGGAGGTGCAAGGGTTGGTCAGGGCAATTGACATCTACTTAGAGCGGCAGGGGCATTGGTCGGAATGGCAGACTGCCCTTGAGATGAACCTGACTGCGGCCCGCAAGGCAGGCGACCGCAGGGATTTGGCTTGGTGCCTGAATAAGCTTGGATATACCTGCGACAATCGCGGGGATAAGGACCAAGCCCTGATCTGGTATGAGCAAAGCCTGCCCATCTGGCGCGAGCTGAAACACAAGCAAGAAGAGGGCAGAACCTTGAACAACATCGCCCTGATCTATCGGCAACAGGGTAGGTACGAGCAGGCATTGCAGACATATCAGCAGAGCCTGACGATTGCGCAGGAGGTCGGCGACCGGCAAGGGGAAGGTGTGACCCTGAATAATATTGGCGAGTTTTACAGAAAGCAGGGTGAGTATGACCAAGCCTTGCAGTATTATAAGCAATGTTTACCTATCAGAAGGGAAACTGGCACCAGGAAAGGAGAAAGCATAACCCTGAATAACATTGCTATGATTCACCGTGTGCAGGGTGAGTATAGCAAGGCGTTGGAGTACAGTAAAGAATCCTTGGCGATACGGCGGGAGCTGGGTTACCGGGCTGGAGAAGCAAGGTCGTGCCGGAACATAGGTCTCACCTATGAAGATATGGGCGACCTTGCCCAGGCAGAGGAATATATTACCCTGGCCGTAGAGATTGCAGAACCCATCGTTCATCCTAAGCTGGATGAATGGCGTGATGGCCTGGAACAGGTGCGAGCAAAGCGGCAAGGGGCGTAG
- a CDS encoding Gldg family protein: protein MSTLLRIARKEFGAFFSSPVAFIFLGTFLATTLFIFFWVETFFSRNITELRALFEWMPILLIFLVAAITMRMWAEEHRAGTLEFLLTSPVRPVTLVLGKFLACLALVALALLLTLPLALSVSFLGSLDWGPVLGGYLASLFLAAAYISIGLFVSVKSENQIVSLITTSLICGLLYLIGSDTLSAFFGNKGSEILQMMGSGSRFHSITRGVIDLRDLYYYVGIMGVFLCLNIYGLEKIRWAGNPVNSNHRAWQLACGLLIANFLAANLWLAPLGELRSDMTDGDIYSISDATRSYLGQIREPLLIRGYFSAQTHPLLAPLVPRLRDLLEEYAIAGNNKVRVEFIDPADNPDLEQEAGQKYGIRPVPFQTSSKYQASVTNSYFDILIRYGDQFETLGFRDLIEVKAQNEQNLDVELRNPEYDITRAIKKVLYSYQAGGDLFSSMKKPVELTGYFSADERLPEELVTLKADLLDLSKELEAESDGRFTAATVDPEANNGIIAEQISQEYGFRPMAASLFDQNSFWFYMMLKSGDQTVEIPLPEDLKKESLERAINAGLKRFATGFTKNVALSVPQSRPPMPQYGIPGGGGPKFMALRELLSQEHTVTDADLTKGQVPGEADVLMLAAPEALDEKALFAVDQFLMQGGTVILATSPYKADLQKQLSMTEKKTGLEDWLAHNGIVIEKQMVLDPQNSPFPVPVQRNLGGFTIQETQLVNYPYFVDIRSDGMNEGSGVTSGLQQLTMNWPSPITIDPEKNKGRKVTRLLESSEKSWLSSSTLIQPNFKTHGDLGFAVEGEQGQQLLAAAVEGGFTSYFTGKPSPLLKKDEDPATAQQNPMQNPLQDPMKKDGEEKEKQVISRQLDKSPDTARIILFASNSFLSDTVLSISSSVMRTNYLGPVQLMANTVDWSLEDRGLLSIRGRSHFSRPLDPITKNGQLFWEYLNYGLVLLGLAIIWLLRLRLRKRAEERQLAFLQQPELQFETGRVSS from the coding sequence ATGAGCACATTATTACGCATAGCACGCAAGGAATTTGGAGCCTTTTTCAGCTCTCCGGTTGCCTTTATCTTTCTCGGCACCTTTCTTGCGACAACTCTTTTTATTTTTTTTTGGGTGGAGACTTTTTTCTCCCGCAATATTACAGAACTCAGGGCCTTGTTTGAGTGGATGCCCATCCTGCTCATTTTTCTGGTTGCGGCCATAACCATGCGGATGTGGGCAGAGGAGCACAGGGCTGGAACCCTGGAGTTTCTTCTGACCTCTCCGGTACGGCCCGTCACCCTGGTTTTGGGAAAATTCCTGGCCTGTTTGGCTCTGGTCGCCCTGGCCTTGCTGTTGACCCTGCCCCTGGCTCTTAGCGTGAGTTTTCTCGGATCGCTGGACTGGGGCCCGGTACTGGGCGGCTATCTGGCCTCGCTCTTCCTGGCAGCGGCCTATATCTCCATTGGTCTGTTTGTCAGTGTGAAATCAGAAAACCAGATCGTCAGCCTGATCACCACCTCGCTGATCTGCGGTCTGCTCTATTTGATCGGTTCTGACACCCTGTCTGCCTTTTTTGGCAATAAGGGTTCAGAAATTCTCCAGATGATGGGGAGCGGATCTCGGTTTCACTCCATCACCCGAGGGGTGATTGATCTGCGCGATCTTTATTATTATGTCGGCATCATGGGTGTTTTTCTTTGCCTCAACATCTACGGCCTGGAGAAGATCCGCTGGGCAGGTAACCCGGTAAACAGCAATCATCGGGCCTGGCAGCTCGCTTGCGGGCTGCTGATCGCCAATTTCCTGGCTGCCAATCTCTGGCTTGCCCCTTTGGGTGAACTGCGCTCGGACATGACGGACGGTGATATCTACTCCATCTCTGATGCCACCCGCAGCTATCTGGGACAGATTAGGGAACCCCTGCTCATCCGGGGCTATTTTTCAGCCCAGACCCATCCTCTGCTGGCTCCGCTGGTGCCCCGGCTTCGTGATCTGCTAGAGGAATACGCCATTGCCGGTAACAACAAGGTACGGGTTGAGTTTATTGATCCGGCAGATAACCCGGATTTGGAGCAGGAGGCCGGACAGAAATACGGCATCCGGCCTGTGCCTTTTCAGACGTCCAGCAAGTATCAGGCCTCGGTCACGAATTCCTATTTTGATATCCTGATCCGCTACGGTGATCAGTTTGAGACCTTGGGTTTCCGCGATCTCATTGAGGTCAAGGCGCAGAATGAGCAGAATCTGGACGTGGAGTTGCGTAATCCGGAATACGATATCACCAGGGCGATCAAGAAGGTCCTGTACAGCTATCAGGCTGGCGGTGATCTGTTCAGCTCTATGAAAAAACCGGTGGAGCTGACCGGCTATTTTTCCGCTGATGAGCGGCTGCCCGAAGAACTGGTCACCTTAAAGGCCGATCTGCTGGATCTGTCCAAGGAGCTGGAAGCAGAAAGCGACGGTCGTTTCACCGCCGCAACTGTTGATCCAGAGGCAAACAACGGTATAATTGCTGAGCAGATCAGCCAGGAATACGGTTTTCGCCCTATGGCTGCCAGCCTCTTTGATCAAAATTCCTTCTGGTTTTATATGATGCTGAAAAGCGGCGACCAGACCGTGGAGATCCCCTTGCCGGAAGATCTGAAAAAAGAAAGCCTGGAGCGGGCCATTAATGCAGGCCTGAAACGTTTTGCCACTGGCTTTACCAAGAACGTGGCCTTGAGTGTTCCGCAATCCAGGCCGCCTATGCCGCAGTACGGAATTCCCGGTGGGGGCGGTCCTAAGTTCATGGCCCTGCGCGAGCTGCTTTCTCAAGAGCATACGGTCACGGATGCGGATTTGACCAAGGGTCAGGTGCCGGGCGAGGCAGATGTTCTGATGCTGGCTGCCCCGGAAGCGCTTGATGAAAAGGCACTCTTTGCAGTGGATCAGTTTCTTATGCAGGGCGGGACCGTGATTTTGGCTACTTCTCCCTATAAAGCTGATCTCCAGAAGCAGCTTTCCATGACTGAGAAGAAGACCGGCTTGGAAGATTGGTTGGCACATAACGGCATCGTTATTGAAAAACAGATGGTGCTTGATCCCCAGAACAGCCCCTTTCCGGTGCCGGTGCAACGGAACCTGGGCGGCTTCACGATCCAGGAGACGCAACTGGTCAATTATCCCTATTTTGTTGATATTCGATCTGACGGGATGAATGAGGGTAGCGGTGTTACTTCCGGGTTGCAGCAGCTTACCATGAACTGGCCTTCACCGATCACCATTGATCCGGAGAAAAACAAGGGGCGCAAGGTCACCCGGCTGCTGGAAAGCTCGGAAAAGAGCTGGCTTTCTTCATCTACTTTGATACAGCCGAATTTCAAGACCCACGGCGATCTCGGTTTCGCTGTTGAAGGCGAGCAGGGACAGCAGCTACTGGCAGCGGCTGTTGAGGGCGGTTTCACCTCCTATTTTACAGGAAAGCCCTCGCCGTTGTTGAAAAAGGATGAGGATCCAGCAACAGCACAACAGAACCCTATGCAAAATCCTCTACAGGATCCCATGAAAAAAGATGGCGAAGAAAAAGAAAAGCAGGTCATTAGCCGCCAGTTGGATAAATCCCCGGACACGGCCAGGATCATCCTCTTCGCTTCCAACAGTTTTCTCAGCGACACGGTGCTGAGTATCAGTTCCAGTGTGATGCGGACCAATTATCTCGGTCCAGTCCAGCTGATGGCCAACACCGTAGATTGGTCTCTGGAGGATCGGGGTCTACTCTCTATCCGGGGCAGAAGCCATTTCTCGCGCCCCCTTGATCCCATCACCAAGAATGGACAACTTTTCTGGGAATATCTTAACTATGGTCTTGTGCTGCTCGGCCTGGCAATCATCTGGCTGCTCAGGCTCCGCCTTCGCAAACGGGCAGAAGAACGACAGCTTGCCTTTTTGCAGCAGCCTGAATTGCAGTTTGAAACAGGGAGGGTATCATCATGA
- a CDS encoding dockerin type I domain-containing protein → MKKFTSTCCAALLTLGLLTTNTHAACNDGDVNRDGEIDITDIYEVNKARDRTEPYLIDYADCDDDGEITMRDIVLVANKITDSCLPGDADKDGHVTPYDGYLVREMILGNQEETVCGDCNEDGIISGNDVGCITDTFNTPNIPLDCNGDGTLNVLDLRCFDQIMRELRSAEW, encoded by the coding sequence ATGAAAAAATTTACATCAACCTGCTGTGCTGCATTGCTTACCCTTGGACTGCTGACGACGAATACACATGCCGCCTGCAACGATGGCGATGTAAACAGGGACGGAGAGATTGATATTACAGATATCTACGAAGTGAATAAGGCAAGAGACAGAACCGAACCATATTTAATAGACTACGCTGACTGTGATGATGATGGCGAAATCACGATGAGAGACATAGTGCTCGTAGCCAACAAAATAACGGACAGTTGCCTTCCTGGGGATGCGGACAAAGACGGTCATGTAACACCTTACGATGGGTATCTCGTCAGAGAAATGATCCTTGGAAATCAAGAAGAAACAGTATGCGGAGATTGTAATGAGGACGGAATAATTTCCGGGAATGATGTAGGATGTATCACCGATACATTCAACACACCGAATATACCGCTGGACTGCAACGGAGATGGAACACTGAACGTACTTGACTTAAGATGCTTCGATCAAATAATGAGAGAACTTAGATCCGCCGAGTGGTAA
- a CDS encoding ATP-binding cassette domain-containing protein, translated as MIKVEHLTRKYGDFTAVDNVSFEIGHGEIVGLLGHNGAGKTTIMKMMTGYLEPTEGDITVDQLEIGKHRRKIQKKIGYLPENCPVYPEMTVLEYLEYSAALHGVAKQDRPALIRKAVARTALEAKATKQLATLSRGYRQRTGVAQAILHQPDILILDEPTNGLDPTQIQHMRGLIAELAKTSTVIVSTHILQEVQAICDRVIIIKDGAMALDEQVDGLQQSSKLLISIDAEADPALELFQSFSQVASATAGRSQQFELQLEADADSKATAAALAKGIHEKDWQLFAMHFESRNLETVFAEISERGGAA; from the coding sequence ATGATCAAAGTTGAACATCTCACCAGAAAGTACGGGGATTTTACAGCGGTCGATAATGTCTCGTTTGAAATCGGCCACGGCGAAATAGTGGGCCTGCTAGGTCATAACGGTGCTGGCAAGACCACTATCATGAAGATGATGACCGGGTATCTTGAGCCGACCGAGGGCGATATCACTGTCGACCAACTGGAAATCGGAAAACATCGCCGCAAAATTCAGAAAAAAATCGGCTATCTTCCGGAAAACTGCCCAGTTTATCCCGAGATGACCGTGTTGGAGTACCTTGAGTACAGCGCTGCCCTACACGGGGTTGCCAAGCAGGATCGACCGGCCCTGATCCGGAAGGCGGTGGCACGAACAGCCTTAGAAGCAAAGGCGACCAAACAGCTTGCCACCCTTTCCCGAGGCTATCGCCAACGGACCGGTGTGGCCCAGGCCATCCTTCATCAGCCGGATATTCTCATTCTGGATGAGCCGACCAACGGACTTGATCCCACCCAGATTCAGCATATGCGCGGTCTGATAGCGGAGCTGGCCAAGACCTCCACAGTGATCGTGTCCACCCATATCCTCCAGGAGGTGCAGGCAATCTGTGACCGGGTAATCATTATTAAGGATGGCGCTATGGCCCTGGATGAACAGGTGGACGGTTTGCAGCAGAGCTCGAAATTACTCATCAGCATAGATGCTGAGGCAGATCCTGCTCTGGAGCTGTTTCAATCCTTTTCCCAGGTGGCTTCCGCAACAGCAGGCAGGTCCCAGCAGTTTGAGCTGCAACTGGAAGCGGATGCAGACAGTAAGGCAACAGCCGCAGCCTTGGCTAAGGGTATCCATGAAAAGGACTGGCAGCTTTTTGCCATGCATTTTGAGTCCCGCAATCTGGAAACGGTCTTTGCCGAGATCAGTGAACGAGGAGGTGCAGCATGA
- a CDS encoding 23S rRNA (pseudouridine(1915)-N(3))-methyltransferase RlmH yields MKIHLPFLGKTKEKYLDQAIQDYAGRLRRYLPIEIKVLKSRYAKNDADQVIMAREGEQLLSHAASASLTVALDPTGREQTSEEIAAALQSWEDRGVQTLCFLIGGHLGLDQQVRQQADQIWSLSRLTFTHEMTRFILLEQLYRACSIKSGHNYHK; encoded by the coding sequence ATGAAAATTCATCTTCCTTTTCTTGGGAAAACAAAAGAAAAATACCTGGATCAGGCAATACAGGACTATGCAGGTAGATTACGGCGCTATCTGCCCATAGAAATCAAGGTGCTCAAAAGCAGGTATGCAAAAAATGACGCGGATCAGGTTATCATGGCTCGGGAAGGAGAACAGCTGCTCAGTCATGCTGCCTCTGCCTCGTTGACTGTGGCCTTGGATCCCACAGGACGTGAGCAGACCTCGGAAGAAATAGCTGCTGCTCTTCAATCCTGGGAAGATCGTGGAGTACAAACGCTTTGTTTTCTTATCGGTGGCCATCTCGGGTTGGACCAACAGGTACGCCAACAGGCCGATCAGATCTGGTCGTTGTCACGCCTTACCTTTACCCATGAAATGACCCGGTTTATCCTTTTGGAACAGCTTTATCGGGCTTGTTCTATTAAATCCGGGCATAATTATCATAAATAA